Proteins from a single region of bacterium:
- a CDS encoding phosphatidylglycerophosphatase A → MPPLSHTLAHLIATVGGLGRLRVAPGTAGSLAAALAFLCFPTYLPPLWFTAAVLTLMLIGVWAAQRVASARRQTDPSEIIIDEVIGMAVTLAFVPLDPLTIAIGFVLFRVFDIAKPFPVRQVEKLHGGWGIVLDDVAAGVYANVSLRVLAAVIPAGILT, encoded by the coding sequence GTGCCTCCCCTTTCCCACACCCTGGCGCATCTGATCGCAACCGTCGGTGGCCTTGGCCGTCTGCGCGTCGCACCGGGCACTGCCGGCAGCCTCGCCGCCGCCCTTGCATTTCTCTGCTTTCCGACTTATCTTCCACCACTTTGGTTCACCGCCGCCGTCCTCACCCTGATGCTGATCGGGGTTTGGGCCGCTCAGCGCGTGGCCAGCGCCCGCCGGCAAACCGATCCCTCCGAAATTATCATCGATGAAGTGATCGGCATGGCGGTGACCCTGGCCTTCGTTCCACTCGACCCGCTCACCATTGCGATCGGTTTCGTGCTCTTTCGTGTATTCGACATCGCCAAGCCTTTTCCGGTGCGGCAGGTGGAAAAACTCCACGGCGGCTGGGGCATTGTTTTGGATGATGTGGCGGCTGGAGTGTATGCGAATGTGAGCCTGCGCGTGTTGGCCGCCGTCATCCCCGCAGGGATCTTGACCTGA
- the recR gene encoding recombination mediator RecR, protein MQYLSRSVETAVLELSKLPGIGRKTAQRLVFFLLKSQRADVETLAQALLALKERVLHCSRCFNLTESDPCVICANPGRDHTVICVVEEANDVLALENTGEHRGLYHVLGGALSPLDGIGPDDLRMRELLQRIQAAQPAVAEVILATNPNTEGEATAIYLLNLIKPLGVKISRLARGLPVGSDLEFTDEVTLSRALTGRVPW, encoded by the coding sequence ATGCAATACCTCTCGCGCAGTGTCGAAACGGCAGTGCTCGAGCTGTCGAAGCTGCCGGGCATCGGGCGCAAGACTGCGCAACGGCTGGTCTTCTTTCTGCTCAAATCCCAGCGCGCGGACGTCGAGACGTTGGCGCAAGCGCTGCTGGCGTTGAAGGAGAGAGTGCTGCACTGTTCGCGCTGTTTCAATCTGACGGAATCAGATCCCTGCGTGATCTGCGCGAACCCGGGCCGCGATCATACAGTGATCTGCGTGGTGGAGGAGGCCAACGACGTGCTGGCGCTGGAAAACACCGGCGAGCACCGCGGCTTGTATCACGTGCTGGGCGGCGCGCTTTCACCGCTGGACGGTATCGGCCCAGATGATTTGCGCATGCGTGAGCTGCTGCAGCGAATTCAGGCGGCGCAGCCAGCCGTGGCGGAAGTGATCCTCGCCACCAATCCCAACACCGAGGGCGAGGCCACGGCGATCTATTTGCTCAATTTGATCAAGCCGCTGGGCGTCAAGATCAGCCGTTTGGCGCGTGGCCTGCCGGTGGGCAGCGATCTGGAATTCACCGACGAAGTCACATTGTCCCGCGCCCTCACTGGCCGGGTACCGTGGTAG
- a CDS encoding competence/damage-inducible protein A yields MVAEVIAIGDELLIGQVVNTNASWLGEQLSHVGIPLRCVTTVGDRHDDILSSLAAAWARVELVLLTGGLGPTHDDVTKKVVAEFIGARRMVTDEKVLQHVQELFAKRGVVMPAVNVEQAYVPEGAQVLWNEIGTAPGLLFEKDGKHGVVLPGVPAEMKNIFSGPLLPRLRGWAGEVIIRHRTIRTHGIGESALAELLAPVSELEQFGKLAFLASLSGVNVRISVTGRTAEEVEHAVRQAEARILAKAGKHVYGYDNESLEEVVGRKLREHKATLAVAESCTGGLIAHRLTNIPGSSDYLACGLVTYSNASKTALLDVPEEVIAQHGAVSEACVRAMAVGVRQRCGTDYGLATTGIAGPAGGSADKPVGLVWAAVATPEKVTARHVIYTTDRLFNKERFSTLALSLLYRALPEARA; encoded by the coding sequence ATGGTCGCAGAGGTCATCGCGATCGGCGATGAGTTGCTGATCGGGCAAGTCGTGAATACCAATGCTTCCTGGCTGGGCGAACAACTGAGCCACGTCGGCATTCCGCTGCGCTGCGTTACCACCGTTGGCGACCGCCACGATGACATTCTGAGCAGCCTGGCCGCAGCCTGGGCGCGCGTCGAACTCGTTCTGCTCACCGGCGGGCTGGGTCCGACCCACGACGATGTCACCAAAAAAGTTGTAGCGGAGTTCATCGGCGCACGCCGCATGGTGACCGACGAAAAAGTGCTGCAGCATGTGCAGGAGCTGTTCGCCAAGCGCGGGGTGGTCATGCCGGCGGTGAATGTCGAACAAGCCTACGTACCGGAAGGCGCCCAGGTGTTGTGGAATGAAATCGGCACCGCGCCGGGATTGCTCTTTGAAAAGGATGGCAAGCACGGCGTGGTCTTGCCCGGCGTGCCCGCGGAAATGAAGAACATCTTTTCCGGGCCGCTGTTGCCGCGTTTGCGGGGATGGGCGGGCGAGGTGATCATCCGCCATCGCACGATCCGAACGCACGGCATCGGCGAATCTGCACTCGCCGAACTGCTTGCGCCGGTCAGTGAACTCGAACAATTCGGCAAGCTTGCCTTTCTCGCAAGCCTCTCCGGCGTCAACGTGCGCATTTCCGTCACCGGCCGCACCGCCGAAGAAGTCGAGCATGCCGTTCGCCAGGCCGAGGCGCGCATTCTTGCCAAAGCGGGAAAACATGTCTACGGTTACGACAATGAGTCTCTCGAAGAAGTAGTTGGCAGAAAGCTGCGCGAGCACAAGGCCACGCTGGCGGTTGCCGAATCCTGCACCGGCGGACTGATCGCGCACCGCCTCACCAACATTCCCGGCAGTTCAGATTACCTTGCGTGCGGGTTGGTGACCTACAGCAATGCCTCCAAAACTGCGTTGCTCGACGTGCCGGAAGAAGTAATTGCCCAGCACGGCGCGGTGAGCGAAGCCTGCGTGCGCGCCATGGCGGTCGGTGTTCGCCAGCGCTGCGGGACTGACTACGGCCTGGCCACCACCGGCATTGCCGGACCGGCGGGCGGCAGCGCGGACAAGCCCGTCGGTTTGGTGTGGGCCGCGGTCGCCACGCCTGAAAAGGTGACGGCCCGGCACGTGATCTATACGACCGACCGGCTGTTCAACAAAGAACGCTTCAGCACGCTGGCGTTGAGCCTGCTCTATCGCGCGTTGCCGGAGGCGCGCGCATGA
- the pgsA gene encoding CDP-diacylglycerol--glycerol-3-phosphate 3-phosphatidyltransferase — protein sequence MTVSNVLTITRMVLAPVVVALLFPAGLAYRFASLGVFLIAVLTDWYDGYLARKSGNMSAWGAFWDPLADKILTLSTFFAFALYQYVAMWMVAAIAARDILITLLRTYAQYKNKPVVTSVSAKWKTASQMAAIYLIMLYLIAESYFLGANPPTWLQWIETFHIIPVMMHLVTLITVVTGLQYLYENRHHLRSLGHFFFRIFAARNLAK from the coding sequence ATGACCGTCTCCAACGTCCTCACGATTACGCGCATGGTGCTGGCGCCCGTGGTCGTCGCGTTGCTGTTTCCGGCGGGCTTGGCGTATCGCTTCGCCTCTTTGGGTGTCTTTCTGATCGCGGTATTGACGGACTGGTATGACGGCTACCTCGCCCGCAAATCCGGCAACATGTCGGCGTGGGGCGCGTTTTGGGATCCGCTGGCAGACAAGATTCTCACCCTGTCGACCTTCTTCGCGTTCGCGCTCTATCAATACGTCGCGATGTGGATGGTGGCTGCGATTGCGGCGCGCGACATTCTCATCACGCTGCTGCGCACTTATGCGCAGTACAAGAACAAGCCGGTGGTGACCAGCGTGTCCGCAAAATGGAAAACCGCCAGCCAGATGGCCGCCATTTACCTCATTATGCTTTACCTGATTGCAGAATCCTATTTCCTCGGCGCCAATCCTCCGACCTGGTTGCAGTGGATCGAAACCTTCCACATCATTCCCGTGATGATGCACCTGGTCACGCTCATCACCGTCGTGACCGGCCTGCAATATCTCTACGAGAACCGCCATCATCTGCGCAGCCTGGGCCACTTCTTCTTTCGCATTTTTGCAGCCCGCAACCTGGCCAAGTAA
- a CDS encoding YbaB/EbfC family nucleoid-associated protein codes for MSRSSMGDLFRGTQVLQEKISQTHEKLASLQVEGTAGGGMVTVVMNGRREVLQLKIEKEVVNPDDTEMLEDLIVAALNQALVKAQEVEMTEMNKVTGGMLSQVIGGLQMPGL; via the coding sequence ATGAGCCGTTCCAGCATGGGTGATTTGTTCAGAGGTACACAAGTGCTGCAAGAAAAAATCAGTCAAACGCATGAAAAGCTGGCCAGCCTGCAGGTGGAGGGCACAGCCGGCGGCGGCATGGTCACCGTGGTGATGAACGGCCGGCGGGAAGTGCTGCAGTTGAAAATCGAGAAGGAAGTGGTCAACCCTGACGATACAGAAATGCTCGAGGATCTCATTGTGGCTGCCTTGAATCAGGCGCTGGTCAAGGCGCAGGAAGTCGAGATGACGGAGATGAACAAAGTCACCGGCGGCATGCTCAGCCAGGTCATCGGCGGCTTGCAGATGCCGGGGCTGTGA